In Chromobacterium rhizoryzae, one genomic interval encodes:
- a CDS encoding cation/acetate symporter gives MRIPVAMLALTLAGPAWAQSGAQRPLNWNAILMFLLFVALTLFITAWAARRTRSASDFYTAGGGVTPLQNGLAIAGDMISAASFLGISAMMFSKGYDGLIYALGVLAGWPIIMFLIAERLRNLGRFTFADVVSYRLSQTPVRITAACGTLTVALLYLVAQMVGAGKLIELLFGASYLSAVIIVGALMVLYVMFGGMLATTWVQIVKAVLLLSATSFMAFMVWRRFGYSSEAVFAAAAELRGQAILAPGGLVSNPVDAVSLGLGMMFGTAGLPHVLMRFFTVADARAARQSVFYATGFIGYFYLLLILVGFGAILIVGGDAGFRDADGGIVGGANMVAVHLAQAVGGNLFLGLVSAVAFATILAVVAGLALSAASAVSHDLYAVALRKGKVSSAEEMRVSRLATLVIGLLAILLGLLFEKQNIAFLSGLVLAIAASVNFPVLFLAMFWPRLTTRGAVAGSLAGLASAIALLALGPMVWVDILGHPRPIFPYANPALFSMSAAFACAWLLSICDRSSQGQLERSRFPAQYIRALTGLGTGAKP, from the coding sequence ATGAGAATCCCTGTCGCCATGCTGGCGCTGACGCTGGCCGGCCCCGCCTGGGCCCAGTCCGGCGCGCAACGGCCCTTGAACTGGAACGCCATCCTGATGTTCCTGCTGTTTGTGGCGCTGACCCTGTTCATCACCGCTTGGGCCGCCCGTCGCACCCGTTCCGCCTCGGACTTCTATACCGCCGGCGGCGGCGTCACTCCCCTGCAAAACGGCCTGGCCATCGCCGGCGACATGATCTCCGCCGCCTCCTTCCTCGGCATCTCCGCGATGATGTTCAGCAAGGGCTACGACGGCCTGATCTATGCGTTGGGGGTGTTGGCCGGCTGGCCCATCATCATGTTCCTGATCGCCGAGCGCTTGCGCAATCTGGGCCGCTTCACCTTCGCCGACGTGGTGTCCTACCGGCTGAGCCAGACCCCGGTGCGCATCACCGCCGCCTGCGGCACGCTGACGGTGGCGCTGCTCTATCTGGTGGCGCAGATGGTGGGCGCCGGCAAGCTGATCGAACTGCTGTTCGGCGCCAGCTACCTGAGCGCCGTGATCATCGTCGGCGCGCTGATGGTCTTGTACGTGATGTTCGGCGGCATGCTGGCCACCACCTGGGTGCAGATCGTCAAGGCGGTGCTGCTGCTGTCCGCCACCAGCTTCATGGCCTTCATGGTCTGGCGACGCTTCGGCTATAGCAGCGAGGCCGTGTTCGCCGCCGCCGCCGAGCTCCGCGGCCAGGCCATCCTGGCGCCGGGCGGCCTGGTGTCCAATCCGGTGGACGCCGTCTCCCTGGGGCTGGGCATGATGTTCGGCACCGCCGGCCTGCCGCATGTGCTGATGCGCTTCTTCACCGTGGCCGACGCCCGCGCCGCGCGCCAATCGGTGTTCTACGCCACCGGCTTCATCGGCTATTTCTATCTGCTGCTGATCCTGGTGGGCTTTGGTGCCATCCTCATCGTCGGCGGCGACGCCGGCTTTCGCGACGCAGACGGCGGCATTGTCGGCGGCGCCAATATGGTGGCGGTGCACCTGGCCCAGGCGGTGGGCGGCAATCTGTTCCTCGGCCTGGTGTCGGCGGTGGCCTTCGCCACCATTCTCGCCGTGGTGGCCGGCCTGGCCCTGTCGGCCGCGTCGGCGGTGTCCCACGATCTGTACGCGGTGGCGCTGCGCAAAGGCAAGGTGAGCAGCGCCGAGGAAATGCGAGTGTCGCGGCTGGCCACGCTGGTCATCGGACTGCTGGCCATTCTGCTGGGCTTGTTGTTCGAGAAGCAGAACATCGCCTTCCTGTCCGGCCTGGTGCTGGCGATTGCCGCCTCGGTGAATTTTCCGGTGCTGTTCCTGGCGATGTTCTGGCCCCGGCTCACCACCCGCGGCGCGGTGGCCGGCAGCCTGGCCGGCCTGGCGTCCGCCATCGCGCTCTTGGCGCTGGGGCCCATGGTGTGGGTGGATATCCTGGGCCATCCGCGGCCGATCTTCCCCTACGCCAACCCGGCGCTGTTCTCCATGAGCGCGGCCTTCGCCTGCGCCTGGTTGTTGTCGATCTGCGATCGTTCGTCACAGGGCCAATTGGAACGCAGCCGCTTCCCGGCGCAATACATCCGCGCGCTGACCGGACTGGGGACCGGCGCCAAGCCCTGA
- a CDS encoding LysR family transcriptional regulator produces the protein MALKLTLRELEVFVAVAEYGTVTQAAQQVALTQSAASQALDKLETGLDVRLFDRIGKRLSLNEHGRLLWPKARAMLDAAQDMQSLFNAGAMSLKIGASSTVANYLLPQQLAAFRAAWPLARLELDVANTRDIVDAVAALRVDFGFIEGPCHHPDLVAQPWRQDELVVFAAADHPLARGAAARQDLAQAEWILREAGSGTREEVDRLLLPHLAMLNVSMELGHSEAIKHAVAAGLGVSCLSRRVVADLLQTGAVVELNAGLPVLTRTLYQVQHRDKTLTRGMAAFQNMTMAALLA, from the coding sequence ATGGCCTTGAAGCTGACCCTGCGCGAGCTGGAGGTCTTCGTCGCGGTGGCCGAATACGGCACCGTCACTCAGGCGGCCCAACAGGTGGCGCTGACCCAGTCCGCCGCCAGTCAGGCGCTGGACAAGCTGGAAACGGGCCTAGACGTGCGCTTGTTCGACCGCATCGGCAAACGGCTGAGCCTGAACGAGCACGGCCGGCTGCTGTGGCCCAAGGCGCGGGCCATGCTGGACGCGGCCCAGGACATGCAGAGCCTGTTCAACGCCGGGGCGATGTCCTTGAAGATAGGCGCCAGCAGCACGGTGGCCAACTATCTGCTGCCGCAGCAGCTGGCGGCCTTCCGCGCCGCCTGGCCGCTGGCGCGCTTGGAGCTGGACGTGGCCAATACCCGCGACATCGTCGACGCGGTGGCGGCCCTGCGGGTGGACTTCGGTTTCATCGAAGGGCCTTGCCATCACCCGGATCTGGTCGCCCAGCCCTGGAGACAGGATGAGCTGGTGGTGTTCGCCGCCGCGGATCACCCGCTGGCGCGAGGGGCGGCGGCGCGCCAGGACCTGGCGCAAGCGGAATGGATTCTGCGCGAAGCCGGCTCCGGCACGCGCGAGGAGGTGGATCGGCTATTGCTGCCGCACCTGGCCATGCTCAACGTCAGCATGGAGCTGGGCCATTCCGAAGCGATCAAGCACGCGGTGGCCGCCGGCCTGGGGGTCAGCTGCCTGTCGCGGCGGGTGGTGGCCGATCTGTTGCAGACCGGCGCGGTGGTGGAGCTGAACGCCGGCCTGCCGGTGCTGACGCGCACCTTGTACCAGGTGCAGCACCGCGACAAGACGCTGACCCGCGGCATGGCCGCGTTCCAGAACATGACGATGGCGGCGCTGCTGGCCTGA
- a CDS encoding 3-hydroxyacyl-CoA dehydrogenase, translating into MKPDKEQRVAVIGAGAMGRGIAAVAAAAGHEVYLYDQDAAAAAAAPDAIAADWAGLVRRGKWSQSQLDAARRRLRPASCLEELADAALAIEAIVERLDAKQALLRQLDALLPAAAILASNTSSLSITALAAGLRHPERVIGLHFFNPATRMKLVEVVSGLETAPALSERLCQWMRAWGKTPAPAASTPGFIVNRVARPFYAEALRLLQEGACAPSTLDALLREAGGFAMGPLELMDLIGHDVNFAVTQSVYQAMQQDPRFRPSPLQQELVTAGRLGRKSGRGFYDYGQALPAPDTAPPQAAPAALRVHGGLGAAEPLLARLRAGGVRVEREPGPEQGWLSWDDLRLALSDGRSATRRAADSGHAGWAVFDLALDYAGAPRLALAVADQAAPEAAVRAEGVLQAAGLLVSRMDDAAGMAVLRTVAMLANEAADAVGQGVAAADSVDQAMCLGAAYPRGPLAWADKLGTDYLAQTLDALHAHYGDDRYRVSPLLRRLALSGGRFHD; encoded by the coding sequence ATGAAACCGGACAAGGAACAGCGCGTGGCGGTGATAGGCGCCGGCGCGATGGGGCGCGGCATCGCCGCGGTGGCCGCTGCGGCGGGGCATGAGGTCTATCTCTACGATCAGGACGCGGCCGCGGCGGCGGCGGCGCCGGATGCGATCGCCGCGGACTGGGCCGGCCTGGTCCGGCGCGGCAAATGGAGCCAGTCGCAACTGGACGCCGCGCGCCGCCGGCTGCGGCCGGCCTCCTGTCTGGAGGAGCTGGCCGACGCCGCCTTGGCGATAGAGGCCATCGTCGAACGTCTGGACGCCAAGCAGGCGCTGCTGCGTCAGTTGGACGCCCTGTTGCCGGCCGCCGCCATCCTGGCCAGCAACACCTCCTCTCTGTCCATCACCGCGCTGGCGGCGGGTCTGCGTCATCCCGAGCGGGTGATCGGTCTGCATTTCTTCAATCCGGCCACGCGGATGAAGCTGGTGGAAGTGGTGAGCGGGCTGGAGACCGCGCCGGCTTTGTCGGAGCGTCTGTGCCAGTGGATGCGCGCTTGGGGCAAGACGCCGGCGCCGGCCGCGTCCACTCCCGGCTTTATCGTCAACCGGGTGGCGCGGCCTTTCTACGCCGAGGCCTTGCGGCTGCTGCAAGAAGGCGCTTGCGCGCCATCCACATTGGACGCCTTGCTGCGCGAAGCCGGCGGCTTCGCGATGGGGCCCTTGGAGTTGATGGACCTGATCGGCCATGACGTGAATTTCGCGGTGACGCAGTCGGTGTATCAGGCGATGCAGCAGGACCCGCGTTTCCGGCCGTCGCCGCTGCAGCAGGAGTTGGTCACGGCCGGCCGCCTGGGCCGCAAGAGCGGTCGCGGCTTTTACGATTACGGCCAGGCCTTGCCGGCGCCGGACACCGCGCCGCCGCAAGCGGCGCCCGCGGCGCTGCGCGTGCATGGCGGCTTGGGCGCGGCCGAACCCTTGCTGGCGCGCTTGCGGGCCGGCGGCGTGCGTGTGGAGCGCGAGCCGGGACCGGAGCAGGGCTGGCTGAGTTGGGATGATTTGCGGCTGGCCCTGTCCGACGGCCGCAGCGCCACCCGCCGCGCCGCGGACAGCGGCCACGCCGGCTGGGCGGTGTTCGATCTGGCTCTGGATTACGCCGGCGCGCCGCGGCTGGCGCTGGCCGTGGCGGACCAGGCCGCGCCGGAGGCGGCGGTGCGGGCGGAGGGCGTGTTGCAGGCGGCAGGCCTGCTGGTGTCGCGGATGGACGACGCCGCCGGCATGGCGGTGCTGCGCACCGTGGCGATGCTGGCCAACGAGGCGGCCGACGCGGTGGGGCAGGGCGTGGCCGCGGCGGACAGCGTGGATCAGGCGATGTGCCTGGGCGCCGCCTATCCCCGCGGTCCGCTGGCCTGGGCCGATAAGCTCGGCACGGACTATCTGGCGCAGACATTGGACGCTTTGCACGCGCACTACGGCGACGATCGTTATCGCGTCTCGCCGCTGCTGCGGCGGCTGGCCTTGTCCGGAGGACGCTTCCATGACTGA
- the paaN gene encoding phenylacetic acid degradation protein PaaN: MSHPLFQQHQATLDQALQALNARQYWSPHPEMPSPRTYGETAAADGQAAFEALLQQDFQLDGLPAGQGWVGSERSPYRGALRIRYPRHDADALLSASTAALQSWRQAGPQAWVGVCLEIIQRLNRRSFEIAHAVMHTTGQAFMMAFQAGGPHAQDRALEAVTYAWREMSAIPGHCRWSKPQGKHEPLVLEKSWKVIPRGVGLVIGCSTFPTWNGYPGLFASLATGNSVIVKPHPGAVLPLALTVRIAREVLAEAGFDPNTVLLAANQHGEPLASLLAQRSEVKLIDFTGSSAHGEWLESQCRHAQVYTEKAGVNCVVLDSTADFPGLCRNLALSLALYSGQMCTAPQNIFIPADGIHTPEGKLSYQQTVEGLCAALEALCAEPAKAVELLGALQNPGVVQRLEAARALGRPALDSRRLSHPQYPEAEVRTPLLRQLTMEDRAVYEQEHFGPISFLIQTPDSAAALRQAEDSMRRHGALSFSIYSTDQQVQALARQAAENACVSLALNFTGAVMVNQSAAFSDFHGSGGNPAANASLSDSAFVANRFRVAQTRSFV, from the coding sequence ATGTCTCACCCTCTGTTCCAGCAGCATCAAGCCACCTTGGACCAGGCCCTGCAGGCCTTGAACGCGCGCCAGTACTGGTCCCCGCACCCGGAAATGCCCAGCCCCAGAACTTATGGCGAAACCGCCGCCGCGGACGGCCAGGCGGCGTTTGAGGCTTTATTGCAACAAGACTTCCAGCTGGACGGCCTACCAGCCGGCCAGGGCTGGGTGGGCAGCGAACGCTCTCCCTATCGCGGCGCTTTGCGCATCCGCTATCCGCGCCATGACGCCGACGCCTTGCTGAGCGCCTCCACCGCGGCGCTGCAATCGTGGCGGCAAGCCGGCCCGCAGGCCTGGGTGGGCGTCTGCCTGGAAATCATTCAGCGGCTGAACCGCCGCAGCTTCGAGATCGCCCACGCGGTGATGCACACCACCGGCCAGGCCTTCATGATGGCCTTCCAGGCCGGCGGCCCGCATGCGCAGGACCGCGCCTTGGAGGCCGTGACCTACGCCTGGCGCGAGATGTCGGCCATTCCCGGACACTGCCGCTGGAGCAAGCCGCAGGGCAAACATGAGCCGCTGGTGCTGGAGAAAAGCTGGAAGGTGATCCCGCGCGGCGTCGGCCTGGTGATAGGCTGCAGCACCTTTCCCACCTGGAACGGCTATCCGGGGCTGTTCGCCAGCCTGGCCACCGGCAACAGCGTCATCGTCAAGCCGCATCCCGGCGCGGTGCTGCCGCTGGCCCTGACGGTGCGCATCGCCCGCGAAGTGCTGGCCGAGGCCGGTTTCGATCCCAATACCGTGCTGCTGGCGGCGAACCAGCACGGCGAGCCGCTGGCCAGCCTGTTGGCGCAGCGGTCGGAGGTGAAGCTGATCGACTTCACCGGCAGCAGCGCTCACGGCGAGTGGCTGGAAAGCCAGTGCCGCCACGCTCAGGTCTACACCGAGAAGGCCGGCGTCAACTGCGTGGTGCTGGACTCCACCGCCGATTTCCCCGGCCTGTGCCGCAACCTCGCGCTGTCGCTGGCGCTGTACAGCGGCCAGATGTGCACCGCGCCGCAGAATATTTTCATCCCGGCCGACGGCATCCACACGCCCGAAGGCAAGCTGTCCTACCAGCAAACGGTGGAAGGCCTGTGCGCGGCGCTGGAAGCACTGTGCGCGGAGCCGGCCAAGGCGGTGGAACTGCTGGGCGCGCTTCAGAACCCCGGCGTGGTCCAAAGGCTGGAGGCGGCGCGCGCGCTGGGCCGGCCGGCGCTGGACAGCCGGAGGCTGAGCCACCCGCAATACCCGGAAGCCGAGGTGCGCACCCCGCTGTTGCGCCAATTGACGATGGAGGACCGCGCCGTTTACGAGCAGGAACACTTCGGGCCGATCAGCTTCCTGATTCAGACGCCGGACAGCGCCGCCGCGCTGCGCCAGGCGGAAGACAGCATGCGCCGCCACGGCGCCCTGAGCTTCTCGATCTACAGCACGGACCAGCAGGTGCAGGCGCTGGCCCGGCAGGCGGCGGAAAACGCCTGCGTGTCGCTGGCGCTCAATTTCACCGGCGCGGTGATGGTCAATCAGTCCGCCGCCTTCAGCGACTTCCACGGCAGCGGCGGCAATCCGGCGGCCAACGCCAGCTTGTCCGACAGCGCCTTCGTCGCCAACCGCTTCCGCGTGGCGCAAACCCGCAGCTTCGTCTGA
- the paaG gene encoding 2-(1,2-epoxy-1,2-dihydrophenyl)acetyl-CoA isomerase PaaG, which yields MQAAETSIEVNLEAGVATVTLNRPQRLNSFNPAMHQALAAALDRLRDDAEVRALVLTGAGRAFCAGQDLSDRAPEPGQPPADLGLSIEAYYAPLVRRLRDMPKPVIAAVNGVAAGAGANIALACDLVIAARSASFIQAFSKIGLLPDAGGSYWLPRLLGQARAMGLALLAEPLPAERAEQWGLIWRCVDDEDFPAAVRQLAEQLASGPTLAYARIKQALQAAEGNSLERQLQLERDTQRELGFSADYREGVAAFLGKRPPRFGGR from the coding sequence ATGCAGGCAGCGGAAACGAGTATTGAGGTGAATCTGGAGGCCGGAGTGGCGACCGTGACGCTGAATCGGCCGCAAAGGCTGAACAGCTTCAACCCCGCCATGCACCAGGCCTTGGCGGCGGCCTTGGACCGCCTGCGCGACGACGCCGAGGTCCGGGCGCTGGTGCTGACCGGCGCCGGCCGCGCCTTCTGCGCCGGCCAGGATCTGAGCGACCGAGCGCCGGAGCCGGGGCAGCCGCCGGCGGATCTGGGCTTGTCCATCGAGGCTTACTACGCGCCGCTGGTGCGGCGGCTGCGCGATATGCCCAAGCCGGTGATCGCCGCGGTCAACGGCGTAGCGGCCGGGGCCGGAGCGAATATCGCCCTGGCTTGCGATCTGGTGATCGCCGCCCGCTCGGCGAGTTTCATCCAGGCCTTCAGCAAGATCGGTCTACTGCCGGACGCCGGCGGCAGCTACTGGCTGCCGCGTTTGCTGGGCCAGGCGCGGGCGATGGGGCTGGCGCTGCTGGCCGAGCCCTTGCCGGCCGAGCGTGCCGAGCAATGGGGCTTGATCTGGCGCTGCGTAGACGACGAGGATTTTCCCGCCGCGGTGCGGCAGCTTGCCGAGCAACTGGCCAGCGGGCCGACGCTGGCCTACGCGCGGATCAAGCAGGCGCTGCAGGCGGCCGAGGGCAACAGCCTGGAGCGGCAACTGCAATTGGAGCGCGACACGCAGCGGGAGCTGGGCTTCAGCGCCGATTACCGCGAAGGCGTGGCGGCTTTTCTGGGCAAGCGGCCGCCGCGCTTTGGAGGACGATGA
- a CDS encoding DUF485 domain-containing protein: MSPQQQQAILNHPAFQQLARGKARLGWSLTAVMLLLYYGFILVLAFAPQWLARPIGAGVTTVGMPVGVAIILAAFALTGIYVRQANKRLDPLNEQVLKECRP, encoded by the coding sequence ATGAGCCCGCAACAACAGCAAGCGATTCTGAATCATCCCGCCTTTCAACAACTGGCCCGCGGCAAAGCGCGGCTGGGCTGGAGCCTGACCGCCGTCATGCTGCTGCTCTATTACGGCTTCATCCTGGTGCTGGCCTTCGCGCCGCAGTGGCTGGCCCGGCCCATAGGTGCCGGCGTCACCACCGTGGGCATGCCGGTGGGCGTCGCCATCATCCTGGCCGCGTTTGCGCTGACCGGGATCTATGTGCGCCAGGCCAACAAGCGGCTGGACCCGCTGAACGAACAAGTGCTGAAGGAGTGCCGGCCATGA
- a CDS encoding YeiH family putative sulfate export transporter — protein sequence MTNLRQIMPGLALAIALAVAALYAADLPAMKHLGFSALTLAILGGMLIGNTVYRYFAGASHHGIQFSKQKLLRLGIILFGFKLTFQDIAAVGFAGVLIDTLVLCTTFLLAFRIGRKYLGMDEQSVILIGAGSSICGAAAILATEPVLKAHAEKVAVAVATVVVFGTVAMFLWPMLYQWTSHLGISEFSYGVFAGSTIHEVAQAVAAGKSVSEAAMTTAVITKMIRVMMLAPFLIALSSWLAAKPHGSRQQKGRIAIPWFAVAFLGVAAFNSFNLLPAAWVNAIVSLDNLLLAAAMGALGITTHFSAIRQAGAKPMLLASILFGWLIVGGGLINFGVSHLLH from the coding sequence ATGACAAACCTTCGCCAAATCATGCCGGGCCTGGCGTTGGCCATCGCCCTCGCCGTCGCCGCGCTCTACGCCGCGGATTTGCCGGCGATGAAACATCTGGGCTTCTCCGCCCTCACCCTCGCCATTCTGGGCGGCATGCTGATAGGCAACACCGTCTACCGCTACTTCGCCGGCGCCAGCCACCACGGCATCCAGTTCTCCAAACAGAAGCTGCTGCGCCTGGGCATCATCCTGTTCGGCTTCAAGCTGACCTTCCAGGACATCGCCGCCGTCGGCTTCGCCGGCGTGCTGATCGACACCCTGGTGCTGTGCACCACCTTCCTGCTGGCCTTCCGCATCGGCCGCAAGTATTTGGGCATGGACGAGCAAAGCGTGATCCTGATCGGCGCCGGCAGCTCCATCTGCGGCGCGGCCGCGATCCTGGCCACCGAGCCGGTGCTCAAGGCCCACGCGGAAAAAGTGGCGGTGGCCGTCGCCACCGTGGTGGTGTTCGGCACCGTGGCGATGTTCCTGTGGCCGATGCTGTATCAGTGGACCAGCCATCTGGGCATTTCCGAGTTCAGCTACGGCGTGTTCGCCGGCTCCACCATCCATGAAGTGGCGCAGGCGGTTGCCGCCGGCAAATCGGTCAGCGAGGCCGCGATGACCACCGCGGTGATCACCAAGATGATACGGGTGATGATGTTGGCGCCCTTCCTGATCGCCCTGTCCAGCTGGCTGGCCGCCAAGCCGCACGGCAGCCGTCAGCAGAAGGGCCGCATCGCCATCCCCTGGTTCGCCGTCGCCTTCCTGGGCGTGGCCGCCTTCAACTCCTTCAATCTGCTGCCGGCCGCATGGGTCAACGCCATCGTCTCCCTGGACAATCTGCTGCTGGCCGCCGCGATGGGCGCGTTGGGCATCACCACCCATTTCTCCGCCATCCGCCAGGCCGGCGCCAAACCGATGTTGCTGGCGTCCATCCTGTTTGGCTGGCTGATCGTCGGCGGCGGCCTGATCAACTTCGGCGTCAGCCATCTGCTGCACTAA